A window of Candidatus Poribacteria bacterium genomic DNA:
ATTGCTTTACGCGCAAGACAAAACGAAAGTGGAATTGATTGCTGCGAAGCCGGATATAAATCTGGTCAAAAAAGCGGAAATGGACTCGGAGAAAACCCAAGCGATAATGAAAATGAAGGAGCAAGTTCCAGCACAAGCCAATAGATTCCGTGGACGTCAAAATCGATCGAGAATTGACTTCGGAGAAAATGAGGTATTCTACAAAGTAATTATTGACAACAATCTCTTTCGTCCCCTTGGGTGGACCCCTCCGAATAACGAACCCGCCTATAGTTTAATCGGTACCGCTGTTGGGGCAGAGGGTGCCGTGTCGCAGGCAACGCTGCTCGAGAAAAGATCGAATCAATATCACTTTGTGACGATAGGCACAAAACTCGGTGATATGACTGTAAAGGACATTCAAGCCAAGCAGGTAATCTTAGACAACGCCGGAAAGCCGATTACACTGAAATCAGGTGAGTTACAATTCCTGACAACCAGTCGAGAACGCGAGTCCAGTAGAGGCACGCAAGCCGGTGGAGGTCAGTCTGGAAAGGAAGGAGATAGTCAGGCGGGAAACCAAGCCAATGCTAATATGGACGCTGAAAAGCGTAGACAGATGGAGAGGCAAAAGCAAGCTGCGATCCAACAAAAAATGAGACAAGAGATGATGGAAAAACTGAAAGATGCTTCAGAAGAGGAACGGCGAGAGATAATGCAGAAAATGCGAGAAGAACGTGCGGGACGTGCTGAGCGTGGTGGTAGAAGAGGTAGGAATCGCGATCGGTAGTCTACGACTGACACATACCCGTTTTTTCAAGGCGCGGCTTTAAACCGCGCCTTTCTTTATTCCGATAATTACGCTGCGTCTTGAGCGTTCTCTGGCATGTTTTCAAGTCGGGAAAGCCAGTAGCCGATATCGAACGAGTCATCACCGATGAGGAAGCGCCATTGCTTGATGCGGTTGACGATTTCAAGTCGCACATCGTTCCCATACCATCTGTGATTTCTGCCTAAAGCACCGTGGATCCCCGGTGTGTCAATATCGTCTGTGTTCCAGAGTTGACACTGACGCACCGTCGGGTTGAGGCGGAGTTTGAACATGTAACGCGTGCGGTCTGTGAGGTTCGGTTGCGCACAGTGCCACATCCCGTGATGCACCACGAAGAGTGTCCCCGCATTACAAGCGATAGGCAGCTGCCCGAGGAAGTTTTGATAACGCGCGATGTCCGTTTCACAGACACGGCGATACTGGCTTCCCGGTAAAATCATCGTCCCCCCCATTTCGCGCGGCGTATCGTGCGAGAAATAGAAGAATTGGATGTCGAAGTGCATCCGAAGATCGATAATCGCGTCGGCATGCCAAATTTGCCCGATTTCGTTTTGCGGACGGACGATGTGAACGGCGTGATGATCGTAAAGCGGATTCTCACCCACCAGGCTGTGGATAATGCCTTGGACTTCCGGCAGTCGGAAGACTTTACCGACAGCGGAATCATCATCCCAGACTTCATCTAACACCGTGCCGCCGCGTCCACGCACAATAATGCCCTCTTCCATTTCGGCATGTGCGGCTTCATTTAATTCTTTGGGAATTAAGTCATCAAAGCGAAGGTAACCGTCCGCTACAAAATTCGCCATCTGTTCTGTATTGAGCAAATACTTTTTGTCAATCATTAGATTTTCTCCAATTTCTCCAGGATATATTCAAACCTGAGATATGAAGTATGATATTCCATGCCGGGGTAGGCAGGGAATTGTTGTGGGAACTGAATCACTCGCCAGCCATCGCGCATCGCTTCGACAACCGAGTTATAGGGCGGTGTCTCGCTGTCCCCTGTGGTATGGCGTTTTTGACCGGTGCCGTCGTAAAGCGCCCAAGCGACAACGCCACTGTTCAAATCGGGGGTGTGCAAATGCAGCACGAGGAGTTGTTGTCTCAATTCAGACATTTAATTGTTCCTTGCAGATTTTTAATTTTACCTTGCGGAGTCACAACAGCCGTTTCGACTCTCACGGACGTTCCTTAAATCCGCCTGCACCGATGTTGCAGGCTACCGATTTGGTTTTGACGACTGCTGACTGCGAATCGCTTTAGACGACTGTCTCAGGGAGTATCGTCGCATCCTTTGGCACAATCACAATACCATCCCGAATGCAGTAATTCTCATCATCGTGATTATCGACCCCATCCCGGTTGACGAGTACAGAATTATCGCCGATACGCGCATTTTTGTCAATAATTGCATTCTGAATGAGGCAATTTTGACCAATGCCGATATTCGGGATGCCTGCCTGTGCGTTTTCCATCCGTATTTCATCGGACTCGTAATAGTCTGCTCCCATTAGGACAGACTGATAAATCCGACTGCCGCTGGAAATGATACTCCTGATACCGACGATTGTTCTATCGATTTCAGAATCATCAATGATAGAGCCTTCGGCGAGGATCGAGGAGCGGACACTACTGCTGTTGACTTTCGTACTTGGTAAGTGCCGCCGGTTGGTGTAGATCGGTGCCTGTTCATCGTAGAAGTTAAACGCAGGTGCAGTGTCGGTGAGTGCTATATTCGCCGAATAGAAAGAACGAATGGTCCCTATGTCCGCCCAATAGCCATCGAAAAAGTAAGCAGAAACTGGGAGCTGCTGAATACTCTTCGGGATAATATCCTTGCCGAAGTCGACGTTTGCGTCATCTCGAAGCACCTCTTGCAAGATCTCTCTGTTAAAAATGTAAATTCCCATTGAGGCGATGTATTCTCTGCCATCGGGTTCAATACCTCGAGACGTAAAGACTTCAGGTTCAACGCGGAGTCGATCCAGTTCTTCCTCAGTTTGCGGTTTTTCCACGAAGTCAACGATACGTCCATTCGTATCTGCCTGAAGAATGCCAAGTCCACTCGTGTCTTCTCTTTTCACCGGAATCACAGACACGGTGATAGCAGCGTTTGATTCAGTGTGCACTTGCAGCATTTTGCTATAATCCATCCGATAGAGATGGTCACCGGCGAGAATCAGGACGTATTCGTCTGCGAAACGTGGATTGAGAATATAAGGTTCATTGTGTTTGACTGCGTCTGCTGTTCCCTGATACCACTCTTCGCCCATCAGTGTTTGTTGCGCTGCGAGGATTTGGACGAACCCGCGGCGGTATGTGTCGAAGCGGTATGTCTGCGCAATATGTCGATTCAGGGAGACGGAGTTAAACTGCGTCAGGACATAGATGCGCTCCAAGCCTGAATGGAAGCAATTACTAATAGGTATGTCCACGAGTCGAAATTTACCTGCGATCGGGACACTCGGTTTCGCCCGGTCGCGTGTCAGAGGAAATAGGCGCGTGCCGCGGCCGCCTCCAAGAATCACTGCAATAACGTTCCCGTTACTCATATGCGTTCTCCCATATTTTTGTGAATGCTTGTGGATTTGGAAACTTTTAATGGTTCAGTTTTCGTTTCGTTTTCGCACGCTTAGAAGCCAAAACTTGCTATTGAAAACGCTATTGTCGGGAGTAAAAAACTATAGGCTTCCCTTGGTGGATAGGACACCCGTAATACGTTCATCAAGACGTGTAGCAACATGCAAAGCCTTCGCAACAGCCTTAAAGATGGCTTCAATGATGTGGTGTTGATTTGTGCCGTAGGGGGCGTTGATATGCAAAGTTGTCCCGCTATGGTTCACGAACCCGTGAAAAAATTCTTCAGTGAGTTCAACATCAAAATCGCCGACCTTTCCCTGACCAAGTGGGGTGTCAAAGTAGAGGTAAGGACGTCCACAAACATCCAAGTCTACTTTAGCGAGGGATTCGTACATAGGGACGGTGAAACTGCCGAAACGTTGCATGCCTGCTTTGTCGAGCATTGCTTTTTGGAGGGCTTGCCCTAAGCAGATACCGACATCTTCAGTCGTATGGTGTGCATCCACGTGTAAATCACCTTCCGCTTGAATGTCCAGATTGAAGAAACCGTGTTTGGCAAAGAGTTCCAACATGTGATCCAGAAATCCAACGCCTGTCTTAATATTGGATGTTCCGGTTCCATCAAGGTCAAGCCGAAGTTGGATACGGGTTTCTGCTGTTTCGCGGGCAATTTCTGCTGTTCTGTCCATTTTTTAATTATTCCTTCATGCCCATGTGATAAGCCCGAGTTCA
This region includes:
- the hisB gene encoding imidazoleglycerol-phosphate dehydratase HisB, producing the protein MDRTAEIARETAETRIQLRLDLDGTGTSNIKTGVGFLDHMLELFAKHGFFNLDIQAEGDLHVDAHHTTEDVGICLGQALQKAMLDKAGMQRFGSFTVPMYESLAKVDLDVCGRPYLYFDTPLGQGKVGDFDVELTEEFFHGFVNHSGTTLHINAPYGTNQHHIIEAIFKAVAKALHVATRLDERITGVLSTKGSL
- a CDS encoding phytanoyl-CoA dioxygenase family protein — encoded protein: MIDKKYLLNTEQMANFVADGYLRFDDLIPKELNEAAHAEMEEGIIVRGRGGTVLDEVWDDDSAVGKVFRLPEVQGIIHSLVGENPLYDHHAVHIVRPQNEIGQIWHADAIIDLRMHFDIQFFYFSHDTPREMGGTMILPGSQYRRVCETDIARYQNFLGQLPIACNAGTLFVVHHGMWHCAQPNLTDRTRYMFKLRLNPTVRQCQLWNTDDIDTPGIHGALGRNHRWYGNDVRLEIVNRIKQWRFLIGDDSFDIGYWLSRLENMPENAQDAA
- a CDS encoding glucose-1-phosphate adenylyltransferase, producing the protein MSNGNVIAVILGGGRGTRLFPLTRDRAKPSVPIAGKFRLVDIPISNCFHSGLERIYVLTQFNSVSLNRHIAQTYRFDTYRRGFVQILAAQQTLMGEEWYQGTADAVKHNEPYILNPRFADEYVLILAGDHLYRMDYSKMLQVHTESNAAITVSVIPVKREDTSGLGILQADTNGRIVDFVEKPQTEEELDRLRVEPEVFTSRGIEPDGREYIASMGIYIFNREILQEVLRDDANVDFGKDIIPKSIQQLPVSAYFFDGYWADIGTIRSFYSANIALTDTAPAFNFYDEQAPIYTNRRHLPSTKVNSSSVRSSILAEGSIIDDSEIDRTIVGIRSIISSGSRIYQSVLMGADYYESDEIRMENAQAGIPNIGIGQNCLIQNAIIDKNARIGDNSVLVNRDGVDNHDDENYCIRDGIVIVPKDATILPETVV